One genomic window of Trichlorobacter lovleyi includes the following:
- a CDS encoding DUF6036 family nucleotidyltransferase codes for MILSQDFKELLRLLNDNHVEYLVVGGYATILYGYVRATGDIDLWVRATPENALALLKSLKEFGFGELQLSEADFSREGSIIQLGYPPYRVDILTSIDGVSFSDCFQRKHLVAYENFTIPFIDLEDLKINKRATGRLKDLADVEQLEQ; via the coding sequence ATGATATTGAGCCAAGACTTCAAAGAGTTGTTACGGTTACTCAACGACAACCACGTTGAGTATCTGGTCGTCGGTGGCTATGCCACCATCCTGTATGGCTATGTCCGGGCAACCGGTGATATTGATTTGTGGGTACGTGCGACACCAGAAAATGCATTGGCACTTTTGAAGTCGCTGAAAGAGTTTGGTTTTGGTGAACTGCAGCTTTCAGAGGCAGATTTTTCCCGCGAGGGATCCATTATTCAGCTTGGTTATCCGCCCTATCGGGTTGATATTCTCACCTCAATAGATGGTGTTTCATTCAGCGACTGTTTCCAGCGCAAACATCTTGTTGCATATGAAAATTTTACGATCCCTTTCATTGACCTTGAGGATCTCAAGATCAACAAAAGGGCTACCGGGCGCCTCAAAGATTTGGCTGATGTTGAACAGCTTGAACAATAA
- the dapA gene encoding 4-hydroxy-tetrahydrodipicolinate synthase: MFKGSIVAIVTPFNNGAVDEKTLRELVDFQIENGTDAIVACGTTGESSTLDNEEHLNVIKIVFEQANGRVPVIAGTGSNSTAEAIHLTREAKEIGVAGVLLVTPYYNKPTQEGLYRHYTAIADAVEIPQILYNVPGRTGVNLLPETVARLAGHKNIVAIKEATGSLQQASEVMALCGNQIDVFSGDDFITFPMMACGAKGVISVTANIMPKAIGDLTDAFYAGDLEKARQLHLDTLKISNAMFIESNPVPVKTALALMGKCSDEVRLPLAPMSEANKNKLAAIMKEYKLI; the protein is encoded by the coding sequence ATGTTCAAGGGAAGCATTGTAGCTATCGTAACCCCATTCAATAACGGTGCGGTTGACGAGAAGACGCTGCGTGAATTGGTTGATTTTCAGATCGAGAACGGTACCGACGCCATTGTTGCCTGCGGGACAACCGGCGAATCGTCCACTCTGGATAACGAAGAACACCTGAACGTCATCAAGATCGTATTTGAGCAGGCCAACGGGCGCGTGCCGGTCATTGCCGGTACCGGTTCCAACTCAACTGCCGAGGCGATCCATCTGACCCGCGAGGCCAAAGAGATCGGCGTGGCCGGGGTGCTGCTGGTGACTCCGTACTATAACAAGCCGACCCAGGAAGGGTTGTATCGCCACTATACCGCCATTGCCGATGCCGTTGAGATCCCTCAGATCCTGTACAACGTACCGGGCCGCACCGGTGTCAACCTGCTGCCGGAAACCGTGGCACGCCTGGCCGGACATAAAAACATCGTTGCCATCAAAGAGGCCACCGGCTCTCTGCAGCAGGCCTCCGAAGTCATGGCCCTCTGCGGCAACCAGATCGACGTATTCTCCGGTGATGACTTCATCACCTTCCCGATGATGGCCTGCGGTGCCAAAGGGGTGATCTCGGTCACTGCCAACATCATGCCCAAGGCGATTGGTGACCTGACCGACGCCTTCTATGCCGGCGACCTGGAAAAGGCCCGTCAACTGCATCTGGATACGCTCAAGATCAGCAACGCCATGTTTATCGAGAGCAACCCGGTACCGGTCAAGACCGCTCTGGCGCTGATGGGCAAGTGCTCCGACGAGGTTCGCCTGCCGCTGGCCCCGATGTCGGAAGCTAATAAGAATAAACTTGCCGCAATTATGAAAGAGTACAAACTGATCTAG
- a CDS encoding bacteriohemerythrin has product MGITWREDLAIGVDQIDDQHKELLARFDLLLSSCKEGKGREEVLHLLTFLDDYVISHFSDEEKLQKQSGFPEYESHHAEHVSFIARLAELKERMRSEGGVQIDHVLDTNKLLLDWLLRHISVRDRALGRHLKSQGTA; this is encoded by the coding sequence ATGGGGATTACCTGGAGAGAAGACCTTGCCATAGGGGTTGATCAGATTGACGACCAGCACAAGGAACTGCTGGCCCGCTTTGATCTGCTGCTGAGTTCCTGCAAGGAGGGCAAGGGGCGTGAAGAGGTGCTGCATCTGCTGACGTTTCTGGATGACTATGTGATCAGTCACTTCAGTGATGAAGAAAAACTGCAGAAACAGAGCGGTTTTCCTGAGTACGAGTCGCACCATGCCGAACATGTCTCGTTCATTGCCCGTCTTGCCGAGCTGAAGGAACGGATGCGTTCCGAAGGCGGTGTGCAGATTGACCATGTGCTGGATACCAACAAGCTGTTGCTGGATTGGCTGCTGCGGCATATTTCGGTCAGAGACCGGGCACTGGGACGGCACCTGAAAAGCCAGGGCACCGCCTAG
- a CDS encoding phosphoribosylaminoimidazolesuccinocarboxamide synthase has product MSQPVKQTDFPGLKLVNRGKVRDIYDLGDALLMVTSDRISAFDVIMNEPIPDKGKVLTQISKFWFSQMEDIIPNHIISTDVADYPAACQPYAEVLAGRSMLVKKAEPLAAECIVRGYVSGSGWKDYKATGSICGIKLPEGLKESDRLAEPIFTPSTKAELGTHDENISFDEMVKVCGKELAEQAREATIRIYCRAREIADQKGIIIADTKFEFGVYEGKLIIIDECLTPDSSRFWPKDQYQPGGPQPSFDKQFLRDYLETLDWGKTAPAPPLPEEIVTKTGEKYKEALFKLAGITV; this is encoded by the coding sequence ATGTCCCAGCCTGTTAAACAAACCGATTTCCCCGGCCTGAAACTGGTCAACCGCGGCAAGGTACGGGATATTTACGACCTGGGTGATGCCCTGCTGATGGTCACATCGGACCGGATCTCGGCCTTTGACGTGATCATGAACGAGCCGATCCCGGACAAGGGCAAGGTACTGACCCAGATTTCAAAATTCTGGTTCAGCCAGATGGAGGATATCATCCCGAACCACATCATCTCCACCGATGTGGCTGACTACCCGGCTGCCTGCCAGCCGTACGCCGAGGTGCTGGCCGGACGTTCCATGCTGGTCAAGAAGGCTGAGCCGCTGGCAGCCGAGTGTATCGTACGGGGCTATGTCTCCGGTTCCGGCTGGAAGGATTACAAGGCCACCGGTTCCATCTGCGGCATCAAACTGCCTGAAGGCCTGAAGGAATCCGACCGCCTGGCTGAGCCGATCTTCACCCCCTCCACCAAGGCCGAACTGGGAACCCATGATGAGAACATCAGCTTTGACGAGATGGTCAAGGTATGCGGCAAGGAGTTGGCCGAGCAGGCCCGCGAGGCGACCATCAGGATCTACTGCCGTGCCCGGGAGATTGCCGACCAGAAGGGAATCATCATTGCCGACACCAAGTTTGAATTTGGCGTCTATGAAGGCAAGCTGATCATCATCGACGAATGCCTGACCCCCGACTCCAGCCGTTTCTGGCCCAAGGATCAGTACCAGCCGGGCGGTCCTCAGCCCAGCTTTGACAAGCAGTTCCTGCGGGATTACCTGGAAACCCTGGATTGGGGCAAGACCGCACCGGCACCGCCGCTACCGGAGGAAATCGTGACCAAGACCGGCGAAAAGTACAAGGAAGCACTGTTTAAACTGGCGGGCATAACCGTCTAA
- the dapB gene encoding 4-hydroxy-tetrahydrodipicolinate reductase produces the protein MIKIAVCGAAGRMGQRIIVAAVEAGCTISGALERPAHPQLGQDAGLIAGVGNLGVAISDDLNAVVEGCDVLIDFTTPKVSLKNLEVCGLKKKSIVIGSTGFTPEERALAAELAKDIPAVLAPNMSVGVNVCFKVLKDVAKTLGDDFDVEIVELHHNKKKDSPSGTAVRMGEVVAEALGRDYNQVANYHREGICGERTKEEIGMQTVRGGDIVGEHTVYFIGMGERIEISHRAMTRDMFSRGSVRAAKWIVGKAPGLYDMQDVLGLK, from the coding sequence ATGATCAAGATAGCCGTCTGCGGCGCCGCCGGCCGCATGGGTCAACGTATCATTGTCGCTGCTGTTGAGGCAGGTTGCACCATTTCCGGTGCCCTGGAGCGTCCCGCTCATCCCCAGCTGGGCCAGGATGCCGGTCTGATCGCCGGGGTGGGTAACCTGGGCGTGGCCATCAGTGATGATCTGAACGCCGTGGTGGAAGGTTGTGACGTGCTGATCGACTTCACCACCCCCAAGGTCTCGCTCAAGAACCTGGAGGTCTGCGGCCTGAAGAAAAAGTCGATCGTGATCGGCTCCACCGGCTTCACCCCAGAGGAGCGGGCCCTGGCCGCGGAACTGGCCAAGGATATCCCGGCCGTGCTGGCTCCCAACATGTCTGTTGGGGTCAATGTCTGCTTCAAGGTGCTGAAGGATGTGGCCAAGACCCTGGGCGATGACTTTGATGTGGAGATCGTGGAGCTGCACCACAACAAGAAAAAGGACTCCCCTTCCGGCACTGCCGTGCGGATGGGCGAGGTGGTGGCCGAGGCCTTGGGCCGCGACTACAACCAGGTGGCCAACTACCACCGTGAAGGTATCTGCGGCGAGCGCACCAAGGAAGAGATCGGCATGCAGACCGTGCGGGGCGGCGACATCGTGGGTGAGCATACCGTCTACTTCATCGGCATGGGTGAGCGGATCGAGATCTCCCACCGCGCCATGACCCGCGACATGTTCTCCCGCGGCAGCGTCCGTGCAGCCAAGTGGATTGTGGGCAAGGCGCCGGGGCTGTATGACATGCAAGATGTGTTAGGGCTGAAGTAG
- a CDS encoding MG2 domain-containing protein, with amino-acid sequence MKRLFTLIAVAGSLAVTAIASADTLTLTTDKPCYTRGQQVKFTAVYKKSDGSAITSPSKRELRLRDKANGNTLATVSMTNAGSGTYTYNYTLSSSAVYGTYETRLDFIYNNVETKIYFNQPVVASSCTTTPPPPPVNNHAGLTYTGTTMCLQCHTKQATDLAGSVHYKWETPYAAISNKPGVTGGKLNTAVNAYCINTLGNWNGCGSCHIGAGAKPGTVADATQNIDCLICHQVAYKRVRNATTGLFEPDTAKMTISMDQAVQTLHKPVKSNCLQCHAKGGGGDALKRGDLAVINGTTTDRNYDVHMASTGANLTCQQCHTYTNHHVAGRGSDLRPTDSTVTVGCATSSCHSNKAALNAGHATTAINTHLKRVACQTCHIPSYGRKAADAVLDTVTGFGDQSTETDRTWVTPEWSVANNRWEPTVVRANNLKPVYAFYDGSSWVYDLHDVAVIDPATGNYKISRPNGGINTANTKLYPFKYKTSTQPMHTASGKLIALNTSVYFKTADVAGAIQSGLTNMGLNPGDAYSMVKADEYQMLNHTVAPKANALQCAACHGTTSVPATQMNLKSMGYALKAAQSVVCVQCHGNESLPSFTSLHSKHVTSEKIDCSMCHTFSRAAERGLTIGIKN; translated from the coding sequence ATGAAGAGACTGTTTACCCTGATTGCCGTTGCCGGTAGTTTGGCAGTAACAGCAATTGCCTCCGCAGACACCCTGACACTGACCACTGACAAGCCCTGTTACACCCGTGGTCAACAGGTAAAGTTCACCGCTGTCTACAAAAAAAGTGACGGCAGCGCAATCACCTCTCCCAGCAAACGTGAACTCCGCCTGCGTGACAAGGCAAACGGCAACACCCTGGCTACGGTCAGCATGACCAATGCCGGCAGCGGCACTTATACCTACAACTATACCCTGTCTTCATCAGCAGTATACGGCACCTATGAAACCCGTCTCGACTTCATTTACAACAACGTTGAAACCAAGATCTACTTCAACCAGCCTGTCGTAGCTTCCAGTTGTACAACCACTCCGCCTCCGCCTCCGGTCAACAACCACGCCGGTCTGACCTACACCGGCACCACCATGTGCCTGCAGTGCCACACCAAACAGGCCACCGATCTGGCCGGTTCGGTCCACTACAAGTGGGAGACCCCCTACGCTGCCATCAGCAACAAGCCGGGGGTAACCGGCGGTAAACTGAACACCGCCGTCAACGCCTACTGCATCAACACCCTGGGCAACTGGAACGGCTGCGGTTCATGCCATATCGGTGCCGGTGCCAAGCCGGGTACCGTTGCCGATGCCACCCAGAACATCGACTGTCTGATCTGCCACCAGGTTGCCTACAAGCGGGTACGTAACGCCACCACCGGCCTGTTTGAGCCGGACACCGCCAAGATGACCATCTCCATGGATCAGGCCGTGCAGACCCTGCACAAGCCGGTTAAATCAAACTGTCTGCAGTGCCATGCCAAGGGCGGCGGCGGCGATGCCCTCAAGCGTGGCGACCTGGCAGTAATCAACGGCACCACCACCGACCGCAACTACGATGTCCATATGGCCTCCACCGGCGCCAACCTGACCTGTCAGCAGTGCCACACCTACACCAACCACCATGTGGCCGGTCGCGGCTCAGACCTGCGCCCAACCGACAGCACCGTAACCGTCGGCTGTGCAACCAGCAGCTGCCACAGCAACAAGGCTGCCCTGAATGCCGGTCATGCCACCACCGCCATCAACACCCACCTGAAGCGTGTGGCCTGCCAGACCTGCCATATCCCCTCCTACGGCAGAAAGGCGGCCGATGCCGTACTGGACACCGTGACCGGCTTTGGTGATCAGTCCACTGAAACCGACCGCACCTGGGTAACCCCCGAATGGTCAGTGGCCAACAACCGCTGGGAGCCGACCGTTGTCCGTGCCAACAACCTGAAGCCGGTCTACGCCTTCTATGACGGCAGCTCCTGGGTCTATGACCTGCATGATGTGGCCGTGATCGATCCGGCCACCGGCAACTACAAGATCAGCCGTCCCAACGGCGGCATCAACACCGCCAACACCAAGCTGTATCCGTTCAAGTACAAGACCTCGACCCAGCCGATGCACACTGCCAGCGGCAAGCTGATCGCCCTGAACACCTCGGTCTACTTCAAGACCGCCGATGTGGCCGGTGCCATCCAGTCCGGCCTGACCAACATGGGTCTCAACCCTGGTGATGCCTACAGCATGGTCAAGGCCGACGAGTACCAGATGCTGAACCACACCGTGGCACCCAAGGCCAACGCCCTGCAGTGTGCTGCCTGCCACGGCACCACCAGCGTACCGGCAACCCAGATGAACCTGAAGTCGATGGGCTATGCCCTGAAGGCTGCCCAGTCCGTGGTCTGCGTCCAGTGCCACGGCAATGAGAGCCTGCCGAGCTTCACCTCGCTGCACAGCAAGCACGTCACCAGCGAGAAGATCGACTGTTCCATGTGTCATACCTTCAGCCGGGCAGCCGAGCGCGGCCTGACCATCGGTATCAAAAACTAA
- a CDS encoding TIGR00730 family Rossman fold protein, with translation MELSFSHTNEEVDRLLDRLISAAGGVVHPHLVRELIISSLKIGQETSYMPDLKLINRTLREMRYTTRVFGPYRERKKVTIFGSARTRPDEPIYQTCIRFSRLLAEQGWMAITGGGPGIMQAGNEGAGSENSFAVNIKLPFEQSANPVMHNNPRLVTYKYFFNRKVAFVKEADAVAVFPGGFGTLDEAMEVFTLVQTGKTSPKPLVLVDDEDGFWEQFFEFVKEQLLAKGLISGEDFSIFTITKDEKEAAAVIETFYKNYHSIRFYDDRIIVRLTRELLPEQLDMLEQEFPELILPGGRIVSCEPLLVEDDEPELALLPRISFPFNHFHYGLLIAFINRINTF, from the coding sequence ATGGAGTTAAGTTTTTCCCATACGAACGAAGAGGTTGACCGGCTGCTTGACCGGTTGATCAGCGCAGCAGGCGGGGTAGTACACCCGCATCTGGTGCGGGAGCTGATTATTTCCTCGCTCAAAATCGGTCAAGAGACCAGTTACATGCCGGACCTGAAGCTGATCAACCGCACCCTGCGGGAGATGCGCTACACCACCCGGGTTTTTGGTCCCTACCGTGAGCGCAAAAAGGTCACCATCTTTGGTTCCGCCCGTACCCGGCCAGACGAGCCGATCTACCAGACCTGTATCCGCTTCAGCCGTCTGCTGGCGGAACAGGGCTGGATGGCCATTACCGGCGGCGGGCCCGGTATCATGCAGGCTGGCAACGAAGGGGCCGGCAGCGAGAACTCCTTTGCCGTCAACATCAAGCTGCCGTTTGAGCAGAGTGCCAACCCGGTCATGCACAACAATCCCCGGTTGGTCACCTACAAGTATTTCTTCAATCGTAAGGTGGCCTTCGTGAAAGAGGCCGATGCGGTGGCGGTCTTTCCGGGCGGCTTCGGCACCCTGGATGAGGCGATGGAGGTCTTTACCCTGGTGCAGACCGGCAAGACCTCGCCCAAGCCGCTGGTGCTGGTGGATGATGAGGATGGGTTCTGGGAACAATTTTTCGAATTTGTCAAGGAACAGCTGCTGGCCAAGGGGCTGATCTCCGGCGAGGATTTTTCGATCTTCACCATTACCAAGGATGAGAAAGAGGCTGCCGCGGTCATTGAGACATTTTACAAAAACTATCACTCCATCCGCTTCTATGACGACCGGATCATTGTGCGCCTCACCAGGGAGCTGCTGCCTGAACAGCTTGACATGCTGGAACAGGAGTTCCCCGAGCTGATCCTGCCGGGCGGGCGGATTGTCAGTTGTGAGCCGCTGCTGGTTGAGGATGATGAGCCGGAACTGGCGCTGCTGCCCCGGATCAGCTTCCCCTTCAATCACTTTCATTACGGTCTGTTGATCGCCTTTATCAACCGTATAAACACGTTTTGA
- a CDS encoding peptidylprolyl isomerase, with product MLDVIRKKKESVVIKAVFVIIVLSFIGTIFLVWGKGDEGMGRSSGYAAKVDRTTISIEAYQNAYQNMADTYRQIFGANFTPELEKQLNLRQQAIDRLIDSTLIMKAAKSQGVSVSKEEISAAIAGMSAFQQNGTFDFGLYQQMLKANRITPDAFEESKKRELLIEKTRKAVMDKVVISDDEALKQFHKLQDKLELSYASFSAADVSAEVKLSDADLQDYLTKNAEKFKSPEKVALSWFVLENSSQTHVQPVTAEEQESFYRKNMDRYVDKDNAPIPYEQVKERVKADAQRQKAAKALYEKAADTLFQNIKSGDLGLVAAKLGAKTQDTPLFSANAAPAALAGETALLKKAFELKQGELGGPVETAKGIYIFKVKEKKAAELPPLAQVRTTVEQQLRALKAAELAKQKAVEAQKQLAGNGAGLKLQATPAFGYNSKGDLPGIGNSKPLMEKVFELTTAGATPSEPMLVGNRWYAVRLKQRSAAPQADFAPRKDEVKRQLLPAKQEEALRAWLKELRSKAKIVYNPALTAANQ from the coding sequence ATGCTTGACGTCATACGTAAAAAGAAGGAATCGGTCGTTATCAAGGCCGTTTTCGTGATCATTGTGCTGTCATTCATCGGCACCATTTTCCTGGTCTGGGGCAAAGGTGACGAAGGGATGGGCAGGAGCTCCGGCTATGCCGCCAAGGTTGACCGCACCACCATCTCGATTGAGGCCTACCAGAACGCCTACCAGAACATGGCTGACACCTATCGCCAGATCTTTGGCGCCAACTTCACCCCGGAGCTGGAAAAACAGCTCAATCTACGCCAGCAGGCCATCGACCGCCTGATTGACAGCACCCTGATCATGAAGGCCGCCAAGAGCCAGGGGGTGTCGGTCAGCAAGGAAGAGATCTCTGCTGCCATCGCCGGCATGTCGGCCTTCCAGCAGAACGGTACCTTTGATTTCGGGCTCTACCAACAGATGCTGAAGGCGAACCGGATTACCCCGGATGCCTTTGAAGAATCAAAAAAACGTGAACTGCTGATTGAAAAGACCCGCAAGGCCGTGATGGACAAGGTTGTGATCAGCGATGACGAGGCCCTGAAGCAGTTCCACAAGCTGCAGGACAAACTGGAGCTGAGCTACGCCTCATTCAGCGCTGCCGATGTCAGTGCAGAAGTAAAGCTGAGCGACGCTGACCTGCAGGACTACCTGACCAAGAACGCTGAAAAATTCAAGAGCCCCGAGAAGGTGGCCCTGTCCTGGTTCGTACTGGAAAACTCCAGCCAGACCCACGTGCAACCGGTAACCGCTGAAGAGCAGGAAAGTTTCTACCGCAAAAACATGGACCGCTATGTTGACAAGGATAATGCCCCGATCCCCTATGAGCAGGTAAAAGAGCGGGTCAAGGCCGATGCACAGCGCCAGAAAGCAGCCAAGGCCCTCTATGAAAAGGCTGCCGACACCCTGTTCCAGAACATCAAGTCCGGCGACCTTGGCTTGGTGGCAGCCAAGCTGGGCGCAAAAACCCAGGACACCCCGCTTTTCAGTGCAAACGCAGCTCCGGCCGCTCTGGCCGGTGAGACTGCCCTGCTGAAAAAGGCCTTTGAGTTGAAGCAAGGCGAGCTGGGCGGCCCGGTGGAGACAGCAAAAGGGATTTACATCTTCAAGGTCAAGGAGAAGAAGGCTGCCGAACTGCCCCCCCTGGCCCAGGTCCGCACCACGGTCGAACAGCAACTGCGCGCCCTGAAGGCAGCGGAGCTGGCAAAGCAGAAGGCGGTTGAGGCGCAGAAACAGCTGGCAGGCAACGGCGCCGGGCTGAAGCTGCAGGCGACCCCGGCCTTCGGCTACAATTCCAAAGGTGATCTGCCCGGCATCGGCAACTCAAAACCGTTGATGGAGAAGGTCTTTGAATTGACAACAGCCGGCGCAACACCGTCTGAACCGATGCTGGTGGGCAATCGCTGGTATGCGGTACGGCTGAAGCAGCGTAGCGCTGCTCCCCAGGCGGACTTTGCTCCCCGCAAGGATGAAGTCAAACGGCAGCTTCTGCCGGCAAAACAGGAAGAGGCGCTGCGTGCCTGGCTGAAGGAGCTGCGCAGCAAGGCCAAGATCGTGTACAATCCGGCACTTACCGCCGCTAATCAGTAA
- a CDS encoding Lon protease family protein: protein MPVQDECRLPVEKLRWTCDPEQFDFTTTADLPDLVDAVGQERALRSIEFGLGVRETGFNLYISGQTGTGRTSTIRNLLRQRAKSEPTPDDWVYVYNFKDADNPISLSLPAGRGSELAADMKELVEAFKNDIPKALESKEYESRRTEILEQYQAQSNELFETLETESEQHGFVLQRTVSGLVIVPQKDDHNFTQEEYDALTDEERTKLEEQGKLLTERLNDVLRQVRENEKATKDALALADRELGLSCLGHRLDPLREKYVDLEKVLAYLETVQEDILKNLEDFKPQPTQPQIPGLKIPRQEPSFERYEVNLLVDNKETEGAPIVFESNPTYNNLFGRIEHVMQYGGVAVTDFTMIKAGALHRANGGYLVIDAREVLINPFVWDSLKRCIRTAEIRIEDVLEQYRFMTMVSLKPEPVPLSAKIVLVGTPWIYYLLYYQDPDYRKFFKVKAEFDSSVSRTAVVMQEYALFVATLCRDKKLLHFDRAGVACLLEYTARMVDDQQKLSSRFMEIADFVREASFWAERDGHEVITCGDVRRAAEEQLYRVNRIEERMQELFEDGTIMVDTVGAVVGQINGLSVISLGDHTFGRPSRITARTWLGQAGMVNVEREVKLSGPIHDKGVLILTGYLGGLFARSHPLSLSASICFEQNYDGVEGDSASSTELYALLSALSGVPIKQGIAVTGSVNQRGQIQPIGGVNHKIEGFYAVCKAKGLTGDQGVLIPKTNERHLMLKEEVVEAIAAGRFHLWSIETIEQGIEILTGVQAGVAGKNGSFPKDTVFYQVAQTLKKMHARMRDEDDGKGKTAAHKKKTAATRKKKSVEADREA from the coding sequence ATGCCCGTTCAAGATGAATGTCGTCTACCGGTAGAAAAGCTGCGCTGGACATGCGACCCTGAACAGTTTGATTTTACTACCACGGCCGATCTGCCTGACCTGGTGGATGCGGTGGGGCAGGAGCGTGCCCTGCGTTCGATCGAGTTCGGCCTGGGTGTCAGGGAGACCGGGTTCAACCTCTATATCTCCGGCCAGACCGGAACCGGCCGTACCTCTACCATCCGCAACCTGCTGCGCCAACGGGCCAAGTCTGAGCCCACGCCGGATGACTGGGTCTACGTCTATAACTTCAAGGATGCCGACAACCCGATCTCACTGTCGCTTCCGGCCGGCAGAGGCAGTGAACTGGCCGCCGACATGAAGGAGCTGGTGGAGGCGTTCAAGAACGATATCCCCAAGGCCCTTGAAAGCAAGGAGTACGAATCCCGCCGTACCGAGATCCTGGAACAGTATCAGGCCCAGAGCAATGAACTGTTTGAGACCCTTGAAACCGAATCGGAGCAGCATGGTTTTGTGCTGCAACGGACCGTATCCGGCCTGGTGATCGTACCGCAGAAGGACGACCATAACTTCACCCAGGAAGAGTACGATGCCTTGACTGACGAGGAGCGTACCAAGCTTGAGGAACAGGGCAAATTATTGACGGAGCGCCTGAATGATGTCCTGCGGCAGGTGCGCGAGAACGAGAAGGCCACCAAGGACGCCCTGGCCCTGGCCGACCGTGAGCTTGGTCTCTCCTGTCTGGGACATCGCCTGGACCCGCTGCGGGAGAAATATGTCGATCTGGAAAAGGTGCTGGCCTATCTTGAAACCGTCCAGGAAGATATTCTGAAAAACCTGGAGGATTTTAAGCCTCAGCCTACCCAGCCCCAGATACCCGGTCTCAAGATCCCCCGTCAGGAACCCAGCTTTGAGCGCTATGAGGTCAACCTGCTGGTGGACAACAAGGAGACCGAGGGGGCGCCGATCGTCTTTGAATCCAACCCCACCTACAACAACCTGTTTGGCCGGATCGAGCATGTCATGCAGTACGGCGGCGTGGCGGTGACCGACTTTACCATGATCAAGGCCGGGGCCTTGCACCGCGCCAATGGCGGCTACCTGGTGATTGATGCCCGTGAGGTGCTGATCAACCCCTTTGTCTGGGACTCCCTCAAACGTTGTATCCGCACCGCCGAGATCAGGATTGAGGATGTACTGGAGCAGTATCGCTTCATGACGATGGTCTCGCTTAAACCTGAGCCGGTGCCGCTTTCAGCCAAGATTGTGCTGGTGGGTACCCCCTGGATCTACTATCTGCTCTACTACCAGGATCCGGACTACCGTAAATTTTTCAAGGTCAAGGCGGAGTTTGACAGCTCCGTCTCCCGTACGGCGGTGGTCATGCAGGAGTATGCCCTGTTTGTGGCCACCCTCTGCCGCGACAAGAAGCTGCTGCATTTTGACCGGGCCGGTGTGGCCTGCCTGCTGGAGTACACCGCCCGGATGGTGGATGATCAGCAGAAGCTCTCTTCCCGCTTCATGGAGATCGCCGACTTCGTGCGGGAGGCCAGCTTCTGGGCCGAGCGCGACGGACATGAGGTGATAACCTGCGGTGACGTGCGCCGGGCTGCGGAAGAACAGCTCTACCGGGTCAACCGGATTGAAGAACGGATGCAGGAACTATTTGAGGACGGCACCATCATGGTGGATACCGTGGGGGCGGTGGTGGGACAGATCAACGGCCTCTCGGTCATCTCGCTGGGCGACCACACCTTTGGCCGTCCTTCCAGGATCACGGCCCGTACCTGGCTGGGACAGGCCGGTATGGTCAATGTGGAGCGGGAGGTCAAGCTGTCCGGCCCGATCCATGACAAGGGGGTCCTGATCCTGACCGGCTATCTGGGGGGGCTGTTTGCCCGCAGCCATCCCCTTTCACTGTCCGCCTCGATCTGTTTTGAGCAGAACTATGACGGTGTCGAGGGCGACAGCGCCTCCTCCACCGAGCTGTACGCCCTGCTCTCAGCCCTGTCCGGAGTACCGATTAAACAGGGGATTGCGGTGACCGGCAGTGTCAACCAGCGGGGGCAGATCCAGCCGATCGGTGGTGTGAACCACAAGATTGAGGGATTCTACGCGGTCTGCAAGGCAAAGGGGCTGACCGGCGATCAGGGGGTTCTGATTCCCAAGACCAATGAACGGCACCTGATGCTGAAGGAAGAGGTGGTGGAGGCAATTGCCGCCGGACGATTCCATCTCTGGAGTATTGAGACCATTGAGCAGGGGATTGAGATCCTGACCGGGGTTCAGGCCGGTGTTGCCGGCAAGAACGGCAGCTTTCCCAAGGATACGGTCTTTTATCAGGTGGCACAAACCCTGAAGAAGATGCATGCGCGGATGCGCGATGAAGATGACGGTAAAGGCAAGACAGCCGCCCACAAGAAAAAAACGGCTGCTACCCGCAAGAAAAAATCTGTTGAAGCAGACAGGGAGGCATAA